A portion of the Candidatus Nitrosotenuis aquarius genome contains these proteins:
- a CDS encoding pyridoxamine 5'-phosphate oxidase family protein encodes MQLLGRLEIKSPQKIAEFLNSEHVGRIASLDKEGFPQIIPMNFAFVNGAIYMHSHTRGEKLDNIRANPKVGFEVDREVEFLPSYFSSPTDASQADTLYISVVIKGIVSIIQDRSEKAMALNALMEKYQPEGGYERLTPEMHVVDEVAIIKVTPKTMRGKYKIGQHMDKSTRIQLARKILEKNSPLARQALQIMGFEIIDNDVKMVDEPLW; translated from the coding sequence ATGCAGCTACTAGGCAGGCTGGAGATAAAATCACCCCAAAAAATAGCTGAATTTCTCAACTCAGAGCACGTAGGAAGGATTGCCTCACTAGACAAAGAGGGTTTTCCGCAGATAATACCGATGAATTTTGCCTTTGTAAACGGCGCAATATACATGCACTCCCACACAAGAGGGGAAAAGCTTGACAACATTCGCGCAAACCCAAAGGTGGGCTTTGAAGTCGATAGAGAAGTAGAGTTTTTGCCATCATACTTTAGCTCACCCACTGACGCATCGCAGGCAGACACGCTTTACATCAGTGTGGTAATAAAGGGAATCGTATCAATAATACAAGACAGGTCAGAAAAGGCAATGGCACTCAATGCATTAATGGAAAAATACCAGCCAGAGGGAGGCTATGAAAGGCTAACGCCTGAAATGCACGTAGTGGACGAAGTCGCAATCATCAAGGTAACGCCAAAGACAATGCGAGGAAAATACAAGATAGGCCAGCACATGGACAAGTCCACTAGAATTCAGCTGGCAAGAAAGATTTTAGAGAAAAACAGCCCACTTGCAAGGCAGGCGTTGCAGATAATGGGCTTCGAGATAATAGACAACGACGTCAAGATGGTAGACGAGCCGCTCTGGTAG
- a CDS encoding bifunctional (p)ppGpp synthetase/guanosine-3',5'-bis(diphosphate) 3'-pyrophosphohydrolase, producing MATLDECEAYARGKGADIPFCMGVVFRLKSIGITHEQILCSAILSQTKSTFDELFERFGRDVAVMATSIMRDTTQPKKKQEESYVEQIQQAPWESVLIKLCEISANLKVIKESELSKNKRRKLLKQNIHYLNVLKKNIAENQDKALGLSKLLDGANETIMHFGHRPIKFE from the coding sequence ATGGCGACTCTGGACGAGTGTGAGGCCTATGCTCGCGGTAAGGGAGCAGACATACCATTTTGCATGGGAGTAGTCTTTAGGTTAAAGTCAATTGGAATAACACATGAACAGATTCTGTGCTCGGCCATCTTGTCACAGACAAAATCAACCTTTGATGAATTATTTGAGCGCTTTGGGCGCGACGTCGCAGTCATGGCAACTAGCATCATGCGGGATACTACCCAACCAAAGAAAAAGCAGGAAGAGTCCTATGTAGAGCAGATACAGCAAGCGCCTTGGGAATCAGTCCTAATCAAATTATGCGAGATTTCTGCCAACCTCAAGGTGATAAAAGAATCAGAATTATCAAAAAACAAGCGCAGAAAGCTGCTCAAGCAAAACATCCACTATCTCAATGTGCTTAAGAAAAACATTGCAGAAAACCAGGACAAAGCACTGGGCTTGTCAAAACTGCTAGATGGTGCAAATGAGACCATTATGCACTTTGGGCACCGCCCGATCAAATTTGAATGA
- a CDS encoding LLM class flavin-dependent oxidoreductase — protein sequence MLKFGIQNGLNVARAGFSEDQILTACLLADRVGYDSIWYMDHSNVPQWTKATVLDPWVMLSAIAATTQNVELGTCVTDAIRRHPSNIALASITLDRISKGRGTLGIGAGEAQNLKEFNIPFDNPVSKWEEQLQVIKLLYQSSPEHTVNFNGKYYQLTDACLQAKPIRKPHPPTYMAAGGQRTLQMTGKYGDGWLPIGYTPELFEDHAATIRKSMKENNRTKEEQENFQYALDIDVYFSEDAEESWAKMKEAVKVSLFKPEVLRVHNLKSIEGFDFKKYFTEYSMSNQDWIVKMREGATTIPDAIARSSVAVGTPDDVIPVFERFMKAGVNHFVIRFWGSNYFGSIDKFASKVMPHLKGNTR from the coding sequence ATGCTAAAGTTTGGAATTCAAAACGGGCTAAACGTCGCAAGGGCCGGCTTTTCAGAAGACCAGATTCTCACAGCATGCTTGCTTGCAGACAGAGTAGGCTATGATTCCATTTGGTACATGGATCACTCTAATGTCCCGCAGTGGACAAAGGCAACGGTGCTGGATCCATGGGTCATGCTATCTGCGATTGCAGCTACTACACAAAATGTAGAACTTGGAACATGTGTCACAGATGCGATTCGACGCCATCCATCAAACATTGCACTTGCATCCATAACACTGGACAGAATTTCAAAAGGAAGAGGAACGCTTGGAATTGGTGCGGGCGAGGCACAAAACCTAAAGGAATTCAACATTCCATTTGACAACCCGGTCTCAAAATGGGAAGAACAGCTCCAGGTAATCAAATTGCTATACCAATCATCACCAGAACACACTGTAAACTTTAATGGAAAATATTATCAGCTAACAGACGCGTGCTTGCAGGCAAAGCCGATTCGCAAGCCACATCCACCGACATACATGGCAGCTGGCGGACAGCGAACATTACAAATGACTGGAAAATACGGTGACGGATGGCTGCCAATCGGATACACACCGGAATTGTTTGAAGACCATGCTGCAACAATTAGAAAATCAATGAAGGAAAACAACCGCACCAAAGAAGAGCAGGAAAACTTTCAATATGCTTTGGACATAGACGTGTACTTCTCAGAAGACGCAGAAGAATCCTGGGCAAAGATGAAAGAGGCAGTCAAGGTATCATTATTCAAGCCAGAGGTGTTGCGTGTACACAACCTAAAGTCAATCGAGGGGTTTGATTTTAAGAAATATTTCACAGAATACTCGATGTCAAACCAGGACTGGATTGTAAAGATGAGAGAGGGTGCAACCACAATCCCAGACGCAATCGCACGCTCTTCTGTTGCGGTAGGAACACCAGACGATGTAATCCCAGTGTTTGAGAGATTCATGAAGGCAGGCGTCAACCATTTTGTCATCAGGTTCTGGGGCTCTAACTATTTTGGATCAATTGACAAGTTTGCATCCAAAGTAATGCCACACCTCAAAGGCAACACACGATAA
- a CDS encoding iron-containing alcohol dehydrogenase produces the protein MHTVKIPKIINFGKDALSQSEYQKNALVITTAPPPISQKWLGRMGIKDYMLYDKVEPEPSIETVQNVIAEFKPKNPSCIIGLGGGSSLDVAKYAGAEMKLEKTLIPTTFGTGAEMTTYCVLKFDGKKKLLREDRFLADRAIVDSYFMEGTPEQIVKNSVCDACAQATEGYDSKLGNEFTRTMCKQAFEVLYDAIMNDKPENYPYGSMLSGIGFGNCSTTLGHALSYVFSNEGVAHGYSLSSCTTVAHKFNKSIFYEQFKEVIEKLKFDRMTLKAPLDQAADVVMTDKGHLDPNPRPVTKQDVIQCLQDIVDGKL, from the coding sequence ATGCACACAGTAAAAATTCCAAAAATAATCAATTTCGGCAAAGACGCATTATCTCAATCAGAATATCAAAAAAATGCTCTAGTAATCACAACTGCCCCACCACCAATATCACAAAAGTGGCTAGGCAGAATGGGCATCAAAGATTACATGTTATATGACAAAGTAGAACCAGAACCATCAATCGAAACCGTACAAAACGTAATTGCAGAATTCAAGCCAAAGAATCCATCTTGTATAATCGGATTGGGTGGCGGAAGCTCACTAGATGTTGCAAAATATGCAGGAGCGGAAATGAAACTGGAAAAAACACTCATCCCAACAACATTTGGAACTGGAGCAGAGATGACCACATACTGCGTCCTAAAATTCGACGGCAAGAAAAAACTGCTCCGCGAGGACAGATTCCTAGCAGACAGGGCAATTGTAGATTCATACTTTATGGAAGGAACACCAGAGCAAATAGTCAAAAACTCTGTCTGTGACGCATGTGCCCAGGCAACTGAAGGATACGATTCCAAGCTGGGCAACGAGTTCACAAGAACAATGTGCAAGCAGGCATTTGAAGTATTGTATGACGCAATAATGAACGACAAGCCGGAAAACTATCCATATGGTTCAATGCTATCAGGCATCGGATTTGGCAACTGCTCCACGACACTGGGTCACGCACTATCCTATGTCTTCTCAAATGAGGGTGTAGCACATGGATATTCATTGTCATCATGCACAACTGTAGCACACAAGTTCAACAAGTCGATTTTCTACGAGCAGTTCAAAGAAGTAATTGAAAAGCTAAAATTCGACAGAATGACGCTCAAGGCACCACTAGACCAGGCAGCGGATGTAGTCATGACAGACAAGGGCCATCTGGATCCAAACCCAAGACCGGTGACAAAACAAGATGTCATCCAGTGTCTACAGGATATCGTCGACGGCAAGCTGTAA
- a CDS encoding arginase family protein: MNKKQICWANSSYDDSDIVIVGIPDETGSHAIFAGSSAAPDHIRKISNSNDVYAEKKLLCLAQPTLGIGQARVHDYGNIKRRQIETTMAKILAAKKLPISIGGDHSNTTHIIKAMAKKHGKISLVYFDAHPDFVSHTRNYYGSVITDCLDYIDIKSSIQIGIRSPEQEELDNIKKHRLRVITPFDIIESGIKSAAKTILDTVKENVYVSFDMDCLDSSFAPGVSVPVPLGIQSTDAMYCVKKLAQRGIIGLDIMEVCPSHDLNDVTSHLASRMIGELISSCKV; encoded by the coding sequence TTGAATAAAAAACAGATCTGCTGGGCAAACTCGTCCTATGATGACTCTGATATTGTTATAGTTGGCATTCCAGACGAGACGGGATCGCACGCAATATTTGCAGGATCATCTGCCGCACCAGATCACATCAGAAAGATTTCAAATTCTAATGACGTCTATGCGGAAAAAAAATTGCTGTGCTTGGCCCAGCCAACACTTGGAATAGGGCAAGCGCGCGTCCACGACTACGGCAACATCAAAAGACGGCAGATTGAAACAACCATGGCAAAAATTCTTGCCGCAAAAAAACTGCCAATATCCATTGGCGGAGACCACTCCAACACCACCCATATTATCAAAGCCATGGCAAAAAAGCATGGCAAAATCTCACTAGTGTATTTTGATGCCCATCCTGACTTTGTATCGCACACCAGAAACTATTATGGTTCGGTAATCACCGACTGTCTGGACTATATCGATATCAAGTCCAGCATCCAGATAGGAATCCGCAGCCCCGAGCAAGAAGAACTAGACAACATCAAAAAGCACAGACTCCGGGTAATCACCCCATTTGATATAATAGAATCAGGCATAAAGTCGGCAGCCAAGACCATTTTGGATACCGTAAAAGAAAATGTCTATGTGTCATTTGACATGGACTGCCTTGACTCGTCATTTGCGCCAGGAGTATCAGTGCCAGTGCCCCTAGGAATCCAGTCCACAGACGCCATGTATTGCGTAAAAAAACTGGCCCAGAGAGGAATCATAGGCCTTGATATCATGGAAGTCTGCCCATCACATGACCTAAACGATGTCACGTCACACTTGGCATCGCGAATGATCGGCGAGCTGATTTCATCCTGTAAGGTATAA